Proteins from a genomic interval of Thermoanaerobacterium thermosaccharolyticum DSM 571:
- the purN gene encoding phosphoribosylglycinamide formyltransferase produces the protein MRLLVMASGNGTDFQSIIDGIKSGYINAEIAALISDKEGAYALKRAADNNIPSICVPKKKLKGRFYEELMKVVDKINPDGIILAGFITILNEEIVNKYQNKIINIHPSLIPSFCGKGFYGINVHKAVIEYGVKYTGCTVHFVDAGADTGPIILQEVVKVEDNDTPETVADKVLKLEHRLLPYAVKLFAEGRLKVEGRKVIII, from the coding sequence ATGAGACTTTTGGTTATGGCGTCAGGAAATGGTACAGATTTTCAATCGATAATAGACGGTATTAAAAGTGGATATATAAATGCAGAAATTGCTGCACTTATAAGCGACAAAGAAGGTGCGTATGCTTTAAAAAGAGCTGCTGACAATAATATACCTTCAATTTGTGTACCAAAGAAAAAGCTAAAGGGTAGGTTCTACGAAGAACTTATGAAAGTCGTGGATAAGATCAATCCAGATGGAATAATACTTGCCGGCTTTATAACAATACTGAATGAAGAAATTGTAAATAAGTATCAAAATAAAATAATAAATATACATCCATCCTTAATACCATCTTTTTGCGGCAAAGGATTTTATGGCATAAATGTTCACAAGGCTGTTATAGAATATGGTGTCAAATATACAGGCTGTACAGTACATTTTGTTGATGCAGGCGCAGATACAGGACCTATTATTTTGCAAGAAGTAGTTAAGGTGGAGGATAATGACACACCTGAAACAGTAGCTGATAAAGTTTTAAAATTGGAACATAGGCTGCTGCCATACGCTGTTAAGCTATTTGCTGAAGGCAGGCTTAAAGTTGAAGGAAGAAAGGTCATTATAATTTGA
- the murI gene encoding glutamate racemase has product MDIRPIGVFDSGVGGLTVLKRLKELLPNEDYIYFGDTKRVPYGEKSKKEIEKYARQIVHFMNEKNTKIIVIACNTTCASIDKNEYSEILFNVLEAGAESAAYLTKNKKVGVIATTRTIESRSYEKNIKLIDSGIDVFGKACPRFVPLVEEGLANSDEAFKCAKEYLSVLNNEEIDTLVLGCTHYPILINAIKNAVHKDVIIVDPAIKLSEKVKSYLEENAMLNSRLTGKTEYFVSGNKENFVNTAKLILNEDIEKISIVDIERY; this is encoded by the coding sequence ATGGACATAAGACCGATTGGAGTATTTGATTCAGGTGTAGGCGGTTTAACCGTATTAAAGAGGTTAAAAGAACTATTGCCAAACGAGGATTACATATACTTTGGCGATACGAAGAGGGTACCATACGGTGAGAAGTCTAAAAAGGAAATTGAAAAGTACGCCAGACAGATAGTACATTTTATGAATGAGAAAAACACAAAAATTATTGTTATAGCCTGTAATACTACATGTGCATCAATTGATAAAAATGAATACAGTGAGATTCTTTTCAATGTGTTAGAAGCTGGAGCCGAAAGTGCTGCTTATTTAACTAAGAATAAAAAAGTTGGCGTTATTGCTACCACAAGGACGATAGAAAGTAGAAGCTATGAAAAAAATATAAAATTGATAGATAGTGGTATAGATGTTTTTGGCAAGGCTTGTCCTAGATTTGTTCCACTTGTGGAGGAAGGACTGGCAAATAGCGATGAGGCGTTCAAATGTGCTAAAGAGTATTTAAGTGTTTTGAATAATGAAGAAATCGATACATTAGTTCTTGGCTGCACACACTATCCAATATTGATAAACGCTATTAAAAATGCTGTTCATAAAGATGTAATCATTGTTGACCCGGCTATAAAATTATCTGAGAAAGTCAAAAGTTATTTAGAGGAAAATGCTATGCTTAATTCAAGACTTACAGGTAAAACCGAGTATTTTGTTAGCGGCAATAAAGAAAATTTTGTAAACACTGCTAAACTTATATTAAATGAAGATATTGAAAAGATAAGCATTGTTGATATAGAGAGATACTAG
- the purD gene encoding phosphoribosylamine--glycine ligase: MNVLVIGGGGREHAIVKKINESKKVKKIYCVPGNGGISDIAECVDINVSDVDKLKRFALDNNIDLTVVGPEVPLMKGIVDEFENSGLRIFGPKRDAAAIEGSKYFTKLLLHKYNIPTARFKAFDRYDAALNFLKDIWYPVVIKADGLAQGKGVFLADNFKDAKESLDILMKEKRFGSSGDTVIIEEMLFGKEVSVLAFTDGNTIVPMVSAMDYKRIYDGDKGPNTGGMGNIAPNPYFDDKMLDVVVKTILKPVIDSLKKEGIVYKGVLYAGLILTKEGPKVLEFNARFGDPETQVVLPLLKTDLVDIIEAIIEEKLNTVKIEWEDKKAVCVVASSEGYPGEYKTGFDITGLEDVDGVFVYHAGTTKSNGKYKTSGGRVLEVTALGDTYDEARRKAYNELKKIHFDGIYFRNDIGIV, translated from the coding sequence ATGAATGTTCTTGTTATTGGTGGCGGTGGCCGAGAGCATGCCATAGTTAAAAAGATTAATGAAAGCAAAAAAGTAAAAAAAATTTACTGTGTACCTGGAAATGGTGGGATCTCAGATATAGCAGAATGCGTAGATATAAACGTTTCGGATGTAGATAAGCTTAAAAGATTTGCATTAGATAACAATATAGATTTGACGGTGGTTGGGCCTGAAGTCCCTTTGATGAAGGGAATAGTAGATGAATTTGAAAATAGCGGTTTAAGAATATTTGGACCTAAAAGGGATGCTGCTGCAATAGAAGGAAGTAAATACTTTACGAAGCTGCTGCTTCACAAGTACAACATTCCAACAGCACGTTTTAAGGCATTTGATAGGTATGATGCGGCTTTAAATTTTTTAAAAGATATTTGGTATCCTGTTGTGATAAAGGCAGATGGATTGGCACAGGGTAAGGGAGTATTTCTAGCAGATAATTTTAAAGATGCGAAAGAGTCCTTAGACATATTGATGAAGGAGAAACGGTTTGGGTCTTCAGGCGATACCGTCATAATCGAAGAGATGCTTTTTGGAAAAGAAGTTTCTGTCCTTGCATTTACTGATGGAAATACTATTGTTCCAATGGTATCTGCGATGGATTATAAGAGAATATACGATGGAGATAAAGGACCAAATACAGGAGGTATGGGCAATATTGCCCCAAATCCATATTTTGACGATAAGATGTTGGATGTTGTAGTAAAAACCATTTTAAAGCCTGTAATAGACTCACTAAAAAAAGAAGGGATAGTGTATAAAGGTGTCCTTTATGCCGGTCTCATACTGACAAAAGAAGGTCCTAAAGTCCTTGAATTTAATGCGAGATTTGGAGACCCTGAAACGCAAGTAGTTCTTCCGCTTTTAAAAACAGATCTTGTGGATATAATAGAAGCTATAATTGAGGAAAAACTTAATACCGTAAAGATAGAATGGGAAGATAAAAAGGCTGTATGTGTTGTAGCATCATCAGAAGGATATCCAGGTGAATATAAGACTGGTTTCGATATAACAGGACTTGAAGATGTAGATGGTGTGTTTGTCTATCATGCAGGTACTACGAAATCCAATGGCAAGTACAAAACATCAGGTGGGAGAGTTTTAGAGGTGACGGCACTTGGAGACACTTATGATGAAGCGAGAAGAAAGGCATATAATGAGCTTAAAAAGATCCATTTTGATGGAATATATTTTAGAAATGACATAGGTATCGTATGA
- the purH gene encoding bifunctional phosphoribosylaminoimidazolecarboxamide formyltransferase/IMP cyclohydrolase, producing the protein MSKRALISVSKKDGILDLAKSLDELGVEILSTGGTYKLLCDNSIKAIKVSDITGFPEILDGRVKTLHPKIHGGLLAIRDDENHMKQLNENGIEPIDIVAVNLYPFKETILKDDVMLEDAIENIDIGGPSMIRAAAKNYKYVTVLVDPSDYTKVIEEIKEYGNTKEETRFYLAMKAFGHTASYDSLIYNYLLDKNGVEFPDTITLSYEKSQDMRYGENPHQKAAFYKNSLKSFGISECIKLHGKELSFNNINDANAAIELLKEFDVPAAVAIKHTNPCGVAVADNIYDAFKKAYECDPVSIFGGIVAFNRTLDKRTAEELSKIFLEIIIAPDFEEDALNILEKKKNVRILKLKDGYVKEYDVKKVEGGILVQEKDEVDLYEDKLKVVTKNAPDEKEFKDLRFAWKVVKHVKSNAIVLAKDGATVGIGAGQVNRIWPTQQSIKQAGEKAKGSVLASDAFFPFSDVVEAAAKAGVASIIQPGGSKNDEASIDAADKAGISMVFTGIRHFKH; encoded by the coding sequence ATGTCAAAGAGAGCATTAATAAGTGTATCTAAAAAAGATGGGATACTAGATCTTGCAAAATCTTTAGATGAGCTTGGAGTAGAGATACTTTCAACTGGAGGAACATATAAACTTCTATGCGATAACAGCATAAAAGCTATTAAAGTATCAGATATAACAGGATTTCCTGAGATTTTAGATGGAAGAGTAAAGACGCTTCATCCTAAAATACATGGTGGACTTCTGGCCATTAGAGATGACGAAAACCACATGAAACAATTAAATGAAAATGGAATAGAACCTATTGATATCGTTGCTGTAAATCTCTATCCTTTTAAAGAGACGATATTGAAGGATGATGTAATGCTTGAAGACGCAATAGAAAACATAGACATAGGTGGACCGTCCATGATTAGGGCCGCAGCCAAAAACTATAAATACGTCACTGTCTTAGTTGACCCAAGTGATTACACTAAAGTTATTGAAGAAATAAAAGAATATGGCAATACCAAGGAAGAAACGAGATTTTACCTTGCTATGAAGGCTTTTGGTCATACTGCTTCGTATGATTCATTGATATACAATTACCTGTTAGACAAAAATGGCGTAGAATTTCCGGATACTATTACACTTTCATATGAAAAATCGCAAGACATGCGATACGGCGAAAATCCTCATCAAAAAGCTGCATTTTATAAAAATTCGTTAAAGTCATTTGGTATATCCGAATGTATTAAACTGCATGGAAAAGAGCTTTCTTTCAATAATATAAATGATGCAAATGCAGCTATAGAGCTTCTGAAAGAATTTGATGTGCCTGCTGCTGTAGCCATAAAACATACTAATCCATGCGGTGTTGCAGTTGCAGACAATATATACGATGCATTTAAGAAAGCTTATGAATGTGATCCTGTATCAATATTTGGTGGCATTGTTGCATTTAACCGAACGCTTGACAAAAGGACAGCCGAAGAGCTTTCAAAGATATTTTTAGAGATAATAATAGCACCTGATTTTGAGGAAGATGCATTAAACATATTAGAAAAGAAGAAAAATGTTAGAATACTAAAGCTTAAGGATGGATATGTAAAAGAGTATGATGTTAAAAAAGTAGAAGGTGGCATATTAGTACAGGAAAAAGATGAAGTTGATTTATACGAGGATAAATTAAAAGTTGTCACGAAAAATGCGCCTGACGAAAAAGAATTTAAAGATTTAAGATTTGCATGGAAAGTTGTAAAACATGTTAAATCAAATGCTATTGTGCTTGCGAAAGATGGTGCAACGGTAGGTATAGGTGCAGGGCAGGTAAATCGCATATGGCCCACACAGCAGTCTATAAAGCAGGCAGGTGAGAAGGCAAAAGGAAGTGTGCTGGCATCTGATGCATTTTTTCCATTTTCTGACGTTGTAGAAGCTGCAGCAAAAGCTGGAGTCGCATCGATTATACAGCCCGGCGGCTCAAAAAATGATGAAGCATCTATAGATGCGGCAGATAAAGCAGGGATTTCAATGGTATTTACAGGCATAAGGCACTTTAAACATTAA